The following coding sequences are from one Streptomyces angustmyceticus window:
- a CDS encoding carboxymuconolactone decarboxylase family protein, with amino-acid sequence MDARLQLIGNPFAGKIVKHFIAVDREAASSALPAATQELVKIRASQINGCAGCLDMHTKDAAHAGETSVRLNLVATWREATVFTEAERAALELTEQGTRIADAAGGVTDEAWARAARHYDEEQLTALVSLIALINAFNRLNVMTRQPAGDYQPGQFG; translated from the coding sequence ATGGACGCCCGTTTGCAGCTGATCGGCAACCCGTTCGCAGGCAAGATCGTGAAGCACTTCATCGCGGTGGACAGGGAGGCCGCGTCCTCGGCGCTGCCCGCCGCGACACAGGAACTGGTGAAGATCCGCGCGAGCCAGATCAACGGCTGCGCCGGATGCCTCGACATGCACACCAAGGACGCCGCGCACGCCGGTGAGACCTCGGTGCGCCTCAACCTGGTCGCGACCTGGCGGGAGGCCACGGTCTTCACCGAGGCCGAACGCGCCGCCCTGGAGCTGACGGAGCAGGGCACCCGCATCGCCGACGCGGCCGGCGGGGTCACGGACGAGGCGTGGGCCCGAGCCGCCCGGCACTACGACGAGGAGCAGCTCACCGCTCTGGTGTCATTGATCGCCCTCATCAACGCCTTCAACCGCCTGAACGTGATGACCCGGCAGCCCGCGGGCGACTACCAGCCCGGCCAGTTCGGATAG
- a CDS encoding VOC family protein, which produces MRVIAFDHLVLNVADVERSLAFYCGQLGLEPVRVDAWRAGEVPFPSVRVSATTLIDLVQGPREGSNVDHLCLVVEPLDWQEVIDSGTFTVADGPGPRFGARGDGQSLYVEDPDGNTVELRWYPQDA; this is translated from the coding sequence ATGCGCGTCATCGCCTTCGACCACCTCGTGCTGAACGTCGCCGACGTCGAGCGGTCGCTCGCCTTCTACTGCGGGCAGCTCGGCCTGGAGCCGGTCCGGGTGGACGCCTGGCGCGCGGGCGAGGTGCCCTTCCCGTCCGTGCGGGTGAGCGCGACGACCCTCATCGACCTGGTCCAGGGGCCCCGCGAGGGCTCCAATGTCGACCACCTCTGCCTGGTGGTCGAGCCGCTCGACTGGCAGGAGGTCATCGACTCGGGCACGTTCACGGTGGCCGACGGCCCGGGGCCGCGCTTCGGCGCCCGGGGCGACGGCCAGTCCCTCTACGTCGAGGACCCGGACGGCAACACCGTCGAACTCCGCTGGTACCCGCAGGACGCGTAG
- a CDS encoding APC family permease, whose translation MSQFFRPKRMMVGRPLDSTRLGETLLPKRLALPIFCSDPLSSVAYATEEILLVVGLGGIALLHLTWYAAAAIVLVLVVVVTSYRQTCYAYPGGGGAYLVSARNLGRNAALTAASALLVDYVLTVAVSVVSGVAAITSAIPSLGGHDQALSVGFVALLAMMNLRGVRESGRVFAVPTYGFVFFIYLMFAFAAARIATGATPRAESAGLPLHAVSSYTGLALVLLGMRAFASGCTALTGVEAISNGVPAFRRPKSRNAATTLLIMGFFSVTMFAGITTLAMLYDVHVAVEPTELGLPPGTPTSTALAQIARATFGDVTVLFYLLQAFTAGVLILAANTAFNGFPMLASILAEDRYVPRQLRNRGDRLVFSNGIILLALAAIGLIVLFKAELTHLIQLYIIGVFVSFTLSQTGMVRHWRTVLAAPGLPARERVRHRRSQAINAVGAVLTGVVLIVVLITKFTHGAWIVVIAMPLLFLGMRAVRRHYDRVARALAVAPDARPWEPAGNFVLVLVNALNAPTLKALGYARAMRPTSLDALIVAVDPRDVRGLREQWDAHDIDVPLQVLSSPYRDFTRPVIDYVLDSCARHPRGAVTIVIPEYLVGRWWEQPLHNQSALRLKARLLFTPGVSVVSVPYRLPSGRTRDAGRAPGESA comes from the coding sequence ATGAGCCAATTCTTCAGGCCGAAGCGGATGATGGTGGGCCGTCCGCTGGACAGCACGCGGCTCGGCGAGACGCTGCTGCCGAAGCGACTGGCGCTACCGATCTTCTGCAGCGACCCGCTCTCCTCGGTCGCGTACGCCACCGAGGAGATCCTGCTGGTCGTCGGCCTCGGCGGGATCGCCCTGCTCCATCTGACCTGGTACGCCGCGGCCGCCATCGTCCTGGTGCTGGTGGTCGTGGTGACGTCCTACCGGCAGACCTGTTACGCGTATCCCGGGGGCGGCGGGGCCTACCTCGTCAGCGCGCGGAACCTCGGGCGCAACGCGGCGCTCACCGCGGCCAGCGCGCTGCTCGTGGACTACGTGCTCACCGTCGCGGTGTCCGTCGTCTCCGGCGTCGCCGCGATCACCTCCGCGATCCCCTCGCTCGGCGGCCACGACCAGGCGCTGTCCGTCGGGTTCGTGGCGCTGCTGGCGATGATGAACCTGCGCGGCGTACGGGAGTCGGGACGGGTCTTCGCCGTCCCCACCTACGGGTTCGTCTTCTTCATCTACCTGATGTTCGCTTTCGCGGCGGCGCGGATCGCCACCGGCGCGACGCCCCGCGCCGAATCCGCCGGCCTGCCGCTGCACGCCGTCTCCTCCTACACCGGCCTGGCGCTGGTCCTGCTCGGGATGCGGGCCTTCGCGTCCGGCTGCACCGCGCTGACCGGTGTCGAGGCGATCAGCAACGGAGTGCCCGCCTTCCGCCGGCCCAAGAGCCGCAACGCCGCCACCACGCTGCTGATCATGGGGTTCTTCTCCGTCACCATGTTCGCCGGGATCACAACCCTGGCGATGCTCTACGACGTGCACGTCGCGGTGGAGCCCACCGAACTGGGCCTGCCGCCGGGCACCCCGACCTCCACCGCCCTCGCCCAGATCGCCCGCGCCACCTTCGGCGACGTCACCGTCCTCTTCTACCTGCTGCAGGCCTTCACGGCCGGGGTGCTGATCCTCGCCGCCAACACCGCCTTCAACGGCTTCCCGATGCTGGCGTCGATCCTCGCCGAGGACCGCTACGTCCCCCGGCAACTGCGCAACCGCGGCGACCGGCTGGTCTTCTCCAACGGCATCATCCTGCTCGCGCTGGCCGCCATCGGGCTGATCGTGCTGTTCAAGGCGGAGCTGACCCACCTCATCCAGCTCTACATCATCGGCGTCTTCGTCTCCTTCACGCTCTCCCAGACCGGCATGGTCCGGCACTGGCGGACCGTGCTCGCCGCCCCCGGACTGCCGGCCCGGGAGCGGGTCCGGCACCGGCGCTCCCAGGCCATCAACGCGGTGGGCGCGGTGCTCACCGGGGTGGTCCTGATCGTCGTCCTGATCACCAAGTTCACGCACGGCGCATGGATCGTGGTGATCGCGATGCCGCTGCTCTTCCTGGGGATGCGCGCGGTGCGCCGGCACTACGACCGGGTGGCGCGGGCCCTGGCGGTCGCGCCCGACGCCCGGCCGTGGGAGCCGGCCGGGAACTTTGTGCTGGTGCTGGTCAACGCCTTGAACGCGCCCACGCTCAAGGCTCTCGGCTACGCCCGCGCGATGCGCCCCACATCGCTGGACGCGCTGATCGTGGCGGTCGACCCCCGCGATGTGCGGGGGCTGCGCGAGCAGTGGGACGCCCACGACATCGATGTGCCGCTCCAGGTGCTCAGTTCGCCCTACCGGGACTTCACCCGGCCGGTGATCGACTACGTCCTGGACAGCTGCGCCCGGCACCCGCGCGGCGCCGTCACGATCGTCATCCCGGAGTACCTCGTCGGCCGCTGGTGGGAACAGCCGCTGCACAACCAGAGCGCACTGCGCCTCAAGGCCCGGCTGCTGTTCACGCCGGGGGTGAGCGTGGTCAGCGTGCCCTACCGGCTCCCGTCGGGCCGGACGCGCGACGCCGGCCGGGCGCCGGGGGAGAGCGCCTGA
- a CDS encoding polysaccharide deacetylase family protein, translating into MASDKRTPTRRRFLQAAVVAGVLAAGRALLPRGGALETGDPPRARPRPPRPPDAPASAAGPGGAAHTPEPYRLRPMAGETSRSGPGASPPHPDVAFHLAGAHREIFLTFDDGPHPRYTPAVLRILRRHGVRATFFVIGENVAEFPGLLWDIADGGHAVGNHTWTHPQLTTLAPDAVRWELGRTSRLIEDILGTAPDLARAPYGEWDDSSLDICNDLGMSPVGWAIDSQDWTLPGAGTIAYTVLEAMHPGAIVLSHDGGGRRRQTVEALEWYLPRLLAEGYRPLRIRP; encoded by the coding sequence ATGGCATCCGACAAGCGCACGCCCACGCGGCGGCGGTTCCTGCAGGCCGCGGTCGTGGCCGGGGTGCTCGCCGCCGGGCGCGCCCTGCTCCCGCGCGGCGGCGCCCTGGAGACCGGTGACCCGCCGCGGGCCCGGCCCCGCCCGCCGAGGCCGCCCGACGCCCCGGCCTCCGCCGCCGGCCCCGGCGGTGCCGCGCACACCCCGGAGCCCTACCGGCTGCGTCCGATGGCCGGCGAGACCTCCCGCTCCGGTCCTGGCGCCTCGCCCCCGCATCCGGACGTCGCCTTCCACCTCGCCGGCGCGCACCGGGAAATCTTCCTCACCTTCGACGACGGCCCCCACCCCCGCTACACCCCGGCCGTCCTGCGGATCCTGCGCCGGCACGGGGTCCGGGCCACGTTCTTCGTCATCGGCGAGAACGTGGCCGAATTCCCGGGCCTGCTGTGGGACATCGCCGACGGGGGCCATGCCGTCGGCAATCACACCTGGACCCATCCGCAGCTCACCACGCTGGCGCCGGACGCCGTCCGCTGGGAACTCGGCCGCACCAGCCGCCTGATCGAGGACATCCTCGGCACCGCCCCCGACCTGGCCCGCGCCCCGTACGGCGAGTGGGACGACTCCTCGCTCGACATCTGCAACGACCTGGGCATGTCTCCCGTCGGCTGGGCGATCGACTCCCAGGACTGGACCCTCCCCGGGGCCGGGACCATCGCGTACACCGTCCTGGAGGCGATGCATCCCGGCGCGATCGTCCTGTCCCACGACGGGGGCGGCCGGCGCCGGCAGACCGTCGAGGCGCTGGAGTGGTACCTGCCGCGCCTGCTGGCCGAGGGTTACCGGCCGCTGCGCATCCGGCCCTGA
- a CDS encoding SDR family NAD(P)-dependent oxidoreductase, which yields MSRAVLVTGASRGIGRAVAEIFAAHGDRVALHYASRRAAAEEAFEGLAGDGHVLLQGDVSTPEGAAALVGAAVDGLGGVDVLVNNAAANIAHPLDRTSFEDWHSAWRRTLDVNLLGAADVTYHAARNMIEREVEGRIVNIGSRGAFRGEPEHPAYGASKAGLHAMGQSLAVHLAPYGIGVASVAPGFVATERVEDRLTDDVRRQSPFGRVASPEEVASAVHYLASPAAVWTSGTVLDVNGASYLR from the coding sequence ATGAGCCGGGCGGTGCTGGTGACCGGTGCCTCGCGGGGCATCGGCCGGGCGGTCGCCGAGATCTTCGCCGCGCACGGGGACCGGGTCGCGTTGCACTACGCGTCGCGGCGGGCGGCGGCCGAGGAGGCGTTCGAGGGGCTGGCGGGCGACGGGCATGTGCTGCTGCAGGGGGATGTGAGCACCCCGGAGGGGGCGGCGGCGCTCGTCGGGGCGGCCGTGGACGGGCTGGGCGGTGTCGATGTGCTCGTCAACAACGCGGCCGCCAACATCGCCCACCCGCTGGACCGGACGTCCTTCGAGGACTGGCACAGCGCCTGGCGGCGGACCCTGGACGTGAACCTGCTGGGGGCGGCGGACGTCACCTACCACGCGGCCCGGAACATGATCGAACGGGAGGTGGAGGGCCGGATCGTCAACATCGGCTCGCGCGGGGCGTTCCGCGGCGAGCCCGAGCATCCGGCCTATGGCGCGTCCAAGGCGGGGCTGCACGCGATGGGGCAGTCGCTGGCCGTGCATCTGGCGCCGTACGGCATCGGCGTGGCCTCCGTGGCCCCCGGTTTCGTGGCCACCGAGCGGGTCGAGGACCGCCTCACCGACGACGTCCGGCGGCAGAGCCCGTTCGGCCGGGTCGCCTCGCCCGAGGAGGTGGCGTCCGCCGTCCACTATCTGGCCTCGCCCGCGGCCGTCTGGACTTCGGGAACGGTGCTCGACGTCAACGGCGCGTCGTACCTGCGCTGA